A region of Vigna radiata var. radiata cultivar VC1973A chromosome 6, Vradiata_ver6, whole genome shotgun sequence DNA encodes the following proteins:
- the LOC106763556 gene encoding uncharacterized protein LOC106763556: protein MASWEESQESLKADVGQLKDQIGQILAALESMKTTGESSAAHVEGNAHPYPPMFNAASQSVLFPQYGLPPGYTPPIGEYSEAEHASFSFPATVNIPPVGTQGPILVSTPMVGTRMNETNMTDGIRVTPVPHVIAKEDPSAEAAPHTTMVGGFNSLIGATGRLESLEARLRAVEGVESYGXGDAARLSLVPSLKIPPKFKAPEFEKYKGNTCPKSHVTMYCRKMAAYAHDEPLLIHVFQESLAGVALNWYTHLEPSRIRYWADLADAFVKQYVYNTHVAPDRLQLQNMTKKDSETFKEYAQRWRELAAQVEPPLFDKEMVSMFVNTLQPPFYEHMVGNVSVNFADTIIIGERIEIGLKNGKIAYGPPAVTSYKKPSFNQGKKKEGEVHAASAMPVWRGRAPNPNYRPYLYPPPYAANASFAHQTRPQQQQAYYPPPRIPTEASRPAANMGPNLNVGQNNNPRGNQFVRFTPIPMTYTELLPNLVKKGLVAICPMKPVQPPYPRGYDANARCSYHAGGVGHSTEGCMAPKYKVQALIDSGWLKFQEDQPSVDTNPLSGHGSSSANAVEVENHDLIRDVGKIRSPRRFIFEALLKKGLVKGDYDMGIACALHPEAGHSIEECMEFEIFLQDLLDKNLMQVCRKVREEEVFAQTGGESDVTLPEPLVIRFTRTTPTLVTEGNPYVVIRVPTPFPYKNEKAVPWRYGATALDEGKDANPTVENISGIGGMTRSGRIFTPPELERERANDREATMAAKAXEFLKGKNVEXEETPDKEEKKEISEEEAGEFLKFIQQSEYKVVEQLNRMPARISLLELLMHSASHRKLLMKILSEAHVEQGISLNKFEGIVSNIVANNYLTFTDEEIPVEGRGHNKALHVSVKCLDHVIARVLVDNGSSLNVMPKATLEKLPSDGMHMKPSSMIVRAFDGSKREVMGEVELPVQVGPCVFQVTFQVMDILPAYSCLLGRPWIHSAGVVPSTLHQKLKYVIGDKLVIVAGEEDFLVSGPSSTRYIEAAEEALETAFQSLEIVGNTYVEPFAVNPHLSRASIMMAKVMLKEGYMHGKGLGKYGQGRAFPLEVVENKNRYGLGYKPTKEDMRRLIEERRERSLAQVERREPKVGRLRICDLKESFRSAGWVNTGHVAAVGDEDGSEGSSFVWACSSDARLDNWEMLDLPVMLNLNEMRDNQSLYDNECFENNYVDIPDFGRPVNNTEDDCDDDPEPPPELLRLVEQECKEIKPHQEDVEVLNLGDEDEVKEVKIGTTMKAEVKEKLCVLLREFQDVFAWSYNDMPGLDTDIVQHRLPLKPDCPPVKQKLRRMKPEMSLKIKEEVQKQFDAEFLAVARYPEWVANIVPVPKKDGKVRMCVDYRDLNRASPKDNFPLPHIDTLVDNTAKYSLFSFMDGFSRYNQIKMAPEDMEKTTFITLWGTFCYKVMSFGLKNAGATYQRAMVALFHDMMHKEIEVYVDDMIAKSESEEEHVLNLRKLFERLRKYKLRLNPAKCTFGVKSGKLLGFIVSQKGIEVDPDKVRAIMEMPAPKTEKEVRGFLGRLNYIARFISQLTATCEPLFKLLRKNQVVVWNEDCQAAFERVKQYLQDPPVLCPPEPGRPLILYLTVLDKSMGCVLGQHDEDGKREHAIYYLSKKFTDCEQRYSSLERTCCALAWAAHRLRQYMLSHSTWLISKMDPIKYIFEKPALTGRIARWQMLLSEYDIVYVTQKSVKGSALAEYLAHQPLCDYQPMQPEFPDEDIMVDQDAELPRIEMKSHAEPAYCHFIEEELDGKPWYFDIKRYLKTREYPENASENDKRALRRLAGSFILSGDVLYKRNHDMVLLRCVDAKEAELILKEVHEGTFGTHMNGHSMARKILRAG from the exons ATGGCAAGCTGGGAGGAGTCACAGGAGTCTCTCAAAGCAGATGTTGGCCAGTTGAAGGACCAGATCGGCCAGATCTTGGCGGCGCTTGAATCCATGAAGACTACTGGAGAGTCTTCAGCTGCACATGTTGAGGGGAATGCTCACCCTTATCCCCCAATGTTCAACGCTGCAAGCCAGTCAGTTCTTTTCCCACAGTATGGTTTACCTCCGGGTTACACTCCTCCTATAGGAGAGTACTCAGAAGCTGAGCACGCTTCGTTCTCGTTCCCCGCGACTGTCAATATACCACCAGTCGGCACTCAGGGACCTATCTTAGTGTCGACTCCCATGGTGGGCACGAGAATGAATGAGACCAACATGACTGATGGAATACGAGTGACCCCGGTACCGCATGTGATTGCTAAGGAGGATCCTTCAGCCGAGGCCGCCCCCCACACCACTATGGTTGGGGGATTTAATAGCCTCATTGGGGCCACAGGAAGGCTGGAAAGTCTGGAGGCGAGGTTGAGAGCTGTTGAGGGAGTTGAAAGTTACGGGTTNGGAGATGCGGCCAGGTTGAGTTTGGTTCCAAGCCTGAAGATACCGCCTAAGTTCAAGGCACCGGAGTTCGAGAAGTATAAGGGTAATACTTGCCCTAAAAGCCATGTAACTATGTACTGCAGAAAGATGGCTGCGTATGCTCATGATGAGCCTCTACTCATCCACGTTTTCCAAGAAAGTTTGGCTGGGGTAGCTTTGAATTGGTATACCCACTTGGAGCCATCTCGAATTCGTTACTGGGCGGATCTAGCTGACGCCTTTGTGAAACAATATGTGTACAACACTCATGTTGCTCCGGACCGTCTGCAGCTGCAGAATATGACGAAGAAGGATAGTGAAACCTTCAAAGAGTATGCACAGCGATGGAGGGAGTTGGCTGCGCAAGTTGAGCCACCGCTTTTTGATAAAGAGATGGTGTCGATGTTCGTAAACACACTCCAGCCGCCATTTTATGAGCATATGGTTGGGAATGTATCTGTCAATTTTGCTGACACCATCATCATTGGTGAGAGGATAGAAATTGGATTGAAAAACGGAAAGATAGCATATGGCCCACCTGCGGTTACAAGTTACAAAAAGCCCAGCTTCAAtcaagggaagaagaaagagggaGAGGTACATGCTGCATCGGCAATGCCTGTGTGGAGAGGAAGAGCTCCCAATCCTAATTATCGACCATACTTATACCCACCTCCTTATGCTGCTAACGCCTCGTTTGCACATCAAACTAGGCCTCAACAACAACAAGCGTATTATCCACCACCGCGTATTCCAACCGAAGCTTCAAGACCGGCCGCGAACATGGGCCCAAATCTGAATGTGGGACAAAACAACAACCCAAGGGGAAATCAATTCGTTAGGTTCACCCCAATTCCTATGACTTACACTGAATTGTTACCTAACCTAGTCAAGAAGGGTCTGGTCGCCATTTGCCCGATGAAGCCTGTACAGCCGCCATACCCTAGGGGTTATGATGCAAATGCCAGGTGTAGTTATCATGCGGGTGGCGTTGGTCACTCGACCGAAGGATGCATGGCCCCCAAATACAAAGTTCAGGCTCTGATAGACTCGGGTTGGTTAAAGTTTCAAGAGGATCAGCCCAGCGTTGATACTAATCCATTGTCCGGGCACGGGAGTTCCTCAGCGAATGCCGTCGAAGTTGAAAACCATGATTTGATAAGAGATGTAGGCAAAATCAGAAGTCCTAGGAGATTCATTTTTGAAGCTTTGTTGAAGAAGGGCCTAGTGAAAGGCGACTATGATATGGGTATAGCGTGCGCACTCCACCCGGAGGCTGGGCACTCTATTGAGGAATGTATGGAATTCGAGATCTTTCTACAAGACTTACTTGATAAAAATCTTATGCAAGTGTGCCGCAAGGTCAGAGAGGAAGAAGTATTTGCACAAACTGGTGGAGAATCTGATGTGACTCTGCCCGAACCTTTGGTGATCCGTTTCACTAGGACCACCCCTACACTGGTAACTGAAGGAAATCCGTATGTTGTCATCCGGGTGCCAACTCCTTTCCCTTATAAGAACGAGAAAGCCGTCCCATGGAGGTATGGGGCAACTGCATTAGATGAAGGAAAGGATGCAAATCCGACTGTCGAAAACATATCAGGCATTGGTGGAATGACCAGAAGTGGTCGAATCTTTACACCACCAGAattggagagagaaagagcCAACGATAGGGAAGCAACAATGGCTGCAAAAGCAAANGAGTTCTTGAAGGGNAAGAACGTGGAGGNCGAAGAGACTCCTGACAAAGAGGAGAAGAAGGAAATCTCCGAGGAAGAGGCTGGTGAATTCCTAAAGTTCATACAACAAAGTGAGTACAAAGTGGTGGAACAGTTGAACCGCATGCCTGCCCGGATCTCCCTGCTAGAATTACTCATGCATTCTGCCTCCCACCGAAAGTTATTGATGAAGATACTCAGTGAGGCTCATGTGGAGCAAGGTATTTCTCTGAACAAGTTCGAGGGCATTGTTAGCAACATCGTTGCTAATAATTACCTCACCTTCACTGATGAAGAGATACCTGTCGAGGGAAGAGGTCATAACAAAGCCCTTCATGTCTCTGTTAAATGCCTGGATCATGTGATAGCACGTGTCTTAGTGGATAATGGATCCTCCCTGAACGTCATGCCAAAAGCAACCTTGGAGAAGCTACCCAGTGATGGAATGCATATGAAGCCAAGTTCCATGATTGTGAGAGCCTTTGATGGTAGTAAACGGGAAGTGATGGGAGAGGTAGAACTGCCAGTCCAAGTCGGTCCGTGTGTCTTTCAAGTGACATTCCAAGTCATGGACATCCTCCCGGCCTACAGTTGTCTGTTGGGTCGCCCATGGATCCATTCCGCGGGGGTTGTGCCTTCTACACTACACCAAAAGTTGAAGTATGTTATAGGAGACAAACTGGTGATAGTGGCAGGAGAGGAGGATTTCCTGGTGAGTGGACCATCGTCCACCCGTTATATTGAAGCAGCCGAGGAAGCTCTCGAGACAGCTTTCCAATCTCTGGAGATTGTGGGAAACACCTATGTGGAGCCATTCGCGGTCAACCCGCATCTGTCGCGTGCTTCTATCATGATGGCCAAGGTCATGCTGAAAGAAGGTTATATGCATGGGAAAGGTTTGGGCAAGTATGGACAGGGGCGAGCATTCCCTCTGGAGGTCGTCGAGAATAAGAATAGGTATGGCCTGGGATACAAGCCCACCAAGGAGGACATGAGAAGGCTGATAGAAGAAAGGAGAGAGCGCAGTCTGGCTCAAGTGGAAAGACGAGAGCCCAAGGTGGGAAGACTTCGTATCTGTGACCTCAAAGAGAGCTTTCGTAGCGCTGGTTGGGTTAACACTGGCCACGTAGCAGCAGTGGGAGATGAAGATGGATCAGAAGGCTCCAGTTTCGTGTGGGCCTGCTCCTCGGATGCACGACTCGACAACTGGGAGATGCTGGATTTGCCCGTGATGCTTAATTTGAATGAGATg CGCGATAATCaaagttt ATATGACAATGagtgttttgaaaataattatgtcGATATTCCTGATTTTGGGCGCCCTGTCAATAATACGGAAGATGATTGTGATGATGACCCGGAACCCCCTCCTGAACTGTTAAGACTAGTGGAACAAGAGTGTAAGGAGATAAAACCTCATCAGGAAGATGTTGAAGTACTCAATCTGGGGGATGAGGATGAGGTAAAGGAGGTGAAGATCGGTACAACCATGAAGGcagaagtgaaagaaaaattatgtgtcTTATTGAGGGAGTTCCAGGACGTGTTTGCTTGGTCTTACAATGACATGCCAGGCCTCGATACAGATATTGTGCAACACAGGCTCCCACTCAAGCCGGATTGCCCACCGGTAAAGCAAAAGCTAAGAAGAATGAAACCGGAAATGTCCTTGAAGATCAAAGAGGAGGTACAGAAGCAATTCGATGCAGAGTTCCTAGCCGTGGCGAGATACCCAGAATGGGTAGCAAACATTGTACCGGTGCCTAAGAAGGATGGTAAAGTTCGAATGTGTGTCGATTATCGAGATTTGAATCGCGCAAGCCCAAAGGATAATTTCCCATTACCACACATCGACACCCTAGTTGATAATACAGCCAAGTATTCACTGTTTTCGTTCATGGATGGTTTTTCGAGGTATAATCAGATCAAGATGGCGCCAGAGGACATGGAAAAGACGACTTTTATCACATTGTGGGGCACATTTTGCTATAAGGTGATGTCTTTTGGACTCAAGAATGCTGGGGCAACATATCAAAGGGCGATGGTGGCACTTTTTCATGATATGATGCACAAGGAGATTGAAGTTTATGTGGACGACATGATTGCGAAGTCTGAATCAGAAGAAGAACACGTCCTAAACCTGAGAAAACTATTCGAGAGATTGAGAAAGTATAAGCTCAGGTTGAATCCCGCCAAATGTACATTTGGAGTGAAATCCGGGAAATTGTTGGGCTTTATTGTCAGCCAGAAGGGGATAGAGGTGGATCCTGACAAAGTGCGAGCGATAATGGAAATGCCTGCGCCTAAAACGGAAAAAGAAGTTCGAGGGTTTTTGGGTAGATTGAATTACATTGCTAGATTCATCTCCCAATTAACTGCTACTTGTGAACCACTGTTCAAGTTGTTACGAAAGAATCAGGTTGTGGTGTGGAATGAGGATTGTCAGGCCGCTTTTGAGAGAGTCAAACAATACTTACAGGACCCTCCTGTACTATGTCCACCAGAACCAGGAAGACCACTCATTTTGTATTTAACTGTATTGGACAAGTCAATGGGTTGTGTATTAGGTCAGCATGATGAAGATGGCAAAAGAGAGCATGCTATATATTACTTGAGCAAGAAATTCACAGACTGCGAACAACGATATTCATCATTAGAGCGGACTTGCTGCGCATTGGCATGGGCTGCTCATCGTTTAAGGCAATACATGCTAAGTCATTCCACATGGTTGATATCCAAGATGGATCCTATCAAGTACATTTTTGAAAAGCCTGCTCTTACTGGAAGGATAGCTCGATGGCAGATGCTATTGTCGGAATACGACATCGTATACGTCACTCAGAAATCTGTCAAGGGTAGCGCACTAGCAGAATACCTGGCTCATCAACCCCTTTGTGATTATCAACCAATGCAACCTGAATTTCCCGATGAGGATATCATG GTTGATCAAGATGCAGAATTACCAAGAATCGAAATGAAAAGCCATGCAGAGCCAGCATATTGCCACTTCATCGAGGAGGAGTTAGACGGCAAACCTTGGTACTTTGATATCAAGCGTTATCTTAAAACCCGAGAATACCCCGAGAATGCGTCTGAAAACGATAAAAGAGCACTAAGAAGGTTGGCTGGCAGTTTTATCTTAAGTGGGGATGTTCTATACAAGAGAAACCATGACATGGTTCTCCTCAGATGTGTGGATGCAAAGGAAGCTGAGCTGATATTGAAAGAAGTGCACGAAGGTACATTTGGCACACACATGAATGGTCATTCAATGGCTAGGAAGATATTAAGAGCTGGTTAG